From Mastacembelus armatus chromosome 9, fMasArm1.2, whole genome shotgun sequence:
AGGACCTGCATTttgactttctctgtctcctgttTGGCTTGCTGCTGTAATCGTTGTTCCTCTAGAATCTCTTCAATGGAGACCTGCTGCAGGATTGTATCACAGGGCTTATCCACGTCCTACAGAGACAAAGAGCATATTACATCCGTTAAAAGGCTTGTAACAAACCAGAAAGACTGTAACATCTAACAACAGTGTACTGATGCCTGGTATCTGGAGTAAAAAGAATGATATGCTCTTATGacaatgtttctttttctttcttgattaCAAATGCCTATTCTCAGCGCACATCTTCTGCACCTGTAGAGCTGCCAAAACGCAGATCTGTGAATAAATGCATGAAATGTGTTGAGATGtcgatggactggtgatctgtccagggtgtacccctgcctttcacccaaagagaactggggtaggctccagctgatccccgtgaccctggttaggaataagtgggtataaatgatggatggattttaagATATCTGGGTTTTATGAgtcatgtttgcattttgtgcCTGCAAAGATAATCTTATACTGCCACTGTCACACAGCTTACccaaaaacatgtttaccaATCCAATCCTCCACATTCTGACATGGCTTAGTCTGCATCCTTGTTTACAAAACAAGTGATGTTATTATAAAGAACATCACCACAAAATATTGAGCAGATTTATTACAATGCATCAGATCagttgtgttatttatttactttgcaACTTATAGCTTTGAAAAACATCAGCTCAGGTAAATAGCTTGTGTTCATAAGCACTGTGTCCACCTGTAAGTTACTACTATACTaaaaatatgcaataaaaagGTACATGAAGAACATTTTCCATCCTATTTAAGATTCCTATGCACCATTGGCCACGCTTAGTTTATTTAACGCAATGTGTGAATGACATGATGCCAAATTAACATCattagaaatttaaaaacaaactaaggACATCCCCACTCACTATCTCGCCCAGCAGGACCACATTCTCTCCTCTCACGATGAATATCCCTCTGGGGATGTCACCAAACTTCTTCCCCACGTGGATGCGCTCAACTGTCTGATGAAAAACTAAGTTGGCTGGGACACAACAGAAACACGCAGAGAGTTAAAGTTTTACGCAGAACAACAACTTCCAAGAGAACATAAGCTGCAATTATGAAGTTAACGATGCAATCATAAAAATGAGTCTTACCAAACTGATCGATGCTTCTTAGGTAACCGATTAGTGTCCTCCCATCACGGAGCAGCACCAGGTGCTTCTCTGAAGGACACAAACGACACAATAACAACATTAAACGATGCAGTTTGTTGCAAACACGACGCCACATCTTGAAACGAGGTTTGATTAGAGCGCCCCTCTCTAAACCCTCTTCTCCAGCTTACTGTCGATGTCGTCAATGAGACTGGCCGTCCCCGGTACGTAATTCATGTTGGGCTGCTGTTTATATGCTTCTGTAGCGTTATAAAAAGTCAAGCCATGAATGTTTCAAAAATTATTTCTCTCCAAGAGCACAGGAAGTGTCTTTATACATGTCTGGGGTACACTTCCTGTAGACGTTTAACCCTCTGGGCGCTGCAATGagaatatgaaataataattattttattgaacGCAGCAGTGTTTtaagaacatattttaaataaatgaatcgGGGACGAAATCtgggttttaaaaatgtaaatgttattcTTTTGGAAAAACAGTATGCTTTATGGTTATGACGTTTTCCTATTGGCTGTGTCGACTGACGCTCATGCGACACCTAAGATCGTCTATATATAAGAGGCCGTGACAGTGTCGGAACAACTCAACACTTAACTTAGGTAGCTTTATATTGTCAAACTGTAGCTATATATTTGattcacatatacacaaacagtaAAGCTTGTACCAAACCTCacatgtttttaagtttctgtCAATAAAGCGTGAAGAAAATGGCAGCAGATTCTCACGTGTAAACATGTTCGCGGTGGCAGAAAATGGCCACAGAGTGAGAGCTCTTAGTTATCCTTGTGCCCCTCATTAAAGAAACAGGACCTGTTTGACTAAGCTCGGCGTCATTCAATCGTTTCCTGATTGTGGACAAGCGGTCTCTACGTGTGTAGAAAACAGTCTCATTTTGTTAAGAGTCTGGACTAGCTGACAGACCCGATAGGTACCATTGCTTTGGTCgagatttgtggttttgagaTGGCAAACGACAGGACGGCTGCCTAGCTGACGCATCGTTATCAAATGCAGGCAGATCTGAAATCTGGCTGGTCGTCGACTTGTAACTCGGGAAACAATAACGGGAACTGGAACAACACTATGGTAAGTGAGTGGGTACAACTTAGACAACCCCTCCGAGGCTGAGcggtgtgtttgagtgtgtctATTAAAACAAAACGATCATAATTTACACAGAGAAAAGGTTGTTAGCCCGCTAAGGGCTAACTGGAGCTAGCTGGACGGCTAACAGAGCTAGCATTCTTCATTATGTAATAGTTACCACTGATAGTTCAGCTACTACTCGAGTTTGTGACGTTTATCTTGACGTGACAACAACACTTATATTACGACTAACACTGTAGTTGTGTGAAGACACACGTGTTTGTAGTAACAGAGTTTATTTCCTCATGTATTCAGTAACGGCATGGCCTCCTGGCGGTCAGCGTTAGCTGCTTTAGGCAAAACTGCTTCAACAGTAACAAATGAGTCAGTGCCACTGTTTAGCTACAGTTATTGTGTTAGCCAGTGCAGTTTCCAGTTTACCTGGTGTGAGCTGTATCTGTCACAGCAGGGATTAAGAATAGCACCACTCCTGCTACTTAGGGACAGAGATTTGCTCCTGAAATAACTTCGCAGTGTGGTGTTTTGTGTTCACAGGATGCTCCTCAGTATCCCGGCTACCCTTCACACTACTGGTATTCACAGCCTCATGCCACAGGACACTATGCAAATGCATTTTCCCCGGGGTCAGATGTACAGCCACAATACGATCCACAGGTACAGCTGATGCATCACACTCCTGCAGTGTAGTATCGATATTTACAATTCTTCCATCATGTCCTTCCAGAGCCTGCCACGTGGGTAATGGTTGTCAGCCAGTTTTTACTTGTTTGCTACACATTTGTAGTTTTCTGGGCTGTGGAGCTTGCAGGTTATTGAGTGTCACGTCAAGCCATTTGTCCTGTTCAAgcttatttaatttaatttatttatttaagcagATTTAACAGGGTACTTAAGTTGCATGTGTGGAGGTACTGTCCTAAAGACTAAAGTCAAGGACCAAAAGTCTCACGATCCAAAAGTCTCACGATCCAAAAGTCTCACGATCCAAAAGTCTCACGATCCAAAAGTCTCACGATCCAAAAGTCTCACGATCCAAAAGTCTCACGATCCAAAAGTCTCACGATCCAAAAGTCTCACGATCCAAAAGTCTCACGATCCAAAAGTCTCACGATCCAAGTAAATGCCAcaaattactgtaaatgaagGCAATAACATGATTTCTAATGGTTTGCAAGATGTGTACTcgtccttttcttctttccatgtAGGTAATGCCTAGCAGTTATCCAAATGGCCATGGTGTCTATAGTCCAGCACAGAGTCAATACTCAACAAGTGGTTTCCACCCATCCAACCCTTTCTTCTGTGCTGAACCCCAGAGGACAGCTCCAGGTTCCTATCCTAACCAGGGCTGCCCAGCGGAGCAGAGCAGTGGGCCGTCTGGACAGGCACATTCTCAGCACCAACATCATCACTTTCCTGGTCCACACTGTCAGGGGGTGAGCTCagttaaaacacacatcagGGTCAAATGTTGAAATAGGATATTACAACCTTGGGTGATTTTAGTAAATACAATTATttagcttgtttgttttttctgagcCAAAAGTGGCTGCATGCTCAAATGAAAGGAATATGTTTGGAAATActacatatacagtatctgtCCTACTTTGGCTCTCAGGGATATCCTTCTGGACCGTACCCTCACTACACTGAAGGTGGTCATGCAATGCCGCCAAATCCTCCTTACCCCACTGGCCAGTGTCTCCATCCCAACCCCCAAGCTGATGTATGGCCTCACTCTGGTCCGTATGCACCGTCACAGCAACAATGGCAATCAGGCCAGCAGCCTCCACAGAACCACTATGGAAATCCTGTCCGTCCACCACATCCTCCAGCATGGCCAGGCACTGGAACTGGCGCTCCACCACCTTATCAACCCAAGGTAAATGTCTTCAGCTTTTCAGTGTAGTTTTAATTTTAGCCACACCTATTACACTCTGCAGGGTAAGCAGAACAGTGAAGGGATAGAACAGATGAATGGATAAATGTGAAGAGAGGATGATATGAGGCACTCAACTAAGCACTCAATTACAAGTTCAAGAGATGTTACACTTTAAAACCAAGAAAATTGCATTGGTACGTTTATAATCCCATCTGTATATCTAAGGCAAAAGTTTAAAGTTTCAGTACAAGTATAGATACAGTAATACAATGCAAATATACAGATTTTTAATAATGCAATACTCATTATGGATCACATTAAGTGTTATAATATGTCTTAAACACAGTCTTGTGTTTTGTCACTCTAGGACCAACAGCACCAACGTGCCCCACAAATGGGACCTAAACCCAGGCCAACCCCATCCCCAAATCCCCCAAATGGAAAACCAGTAGAAATAAGTTCACCTCCCCAAATGTACAACAAAATTGGCAGAGTTGAGCCTAATCCTTCACAAGGTGAGCCCCCACCCTCAGCCACAAGTCAGGCTGCAGCTGTAAGCCAGCAGGCTGCTCAGCCCCTGAGCGACAATCCTGGTCTTGCTAAGGTCCAGCAGGTCATGGCTCGGGTGCTGTACCTTCAGGAAGATGTTGATGAGTTTGTGGGCAAAAAGACAGATAAGAGTTATAGATGTCTGGAGGAACTGCTGACCAaagagctgctggagctggactCTGTGGAAACTCAGGGGCAGGAAAATGTCAGGCAAGCCCGAAGGGAGGCTGTCCAAAGGATCCAGGCCATTCTGGACCGACTGGAGAAGAAAGCCTTCTGAAGTGGACTTGTTTACTGGTTTGTGGATGACTAGGTCCGGCTATTTTGTTCTTCCAGATCTTCAGTGGACATAATGAGGACCTAGTCTTTCACCACCCTGGCATAAAATGATGAAGTAAGTGGCATGGTCCCAAGAACCAGGAGCAATTACTAGCACATGGAATCTCCCTGTAAAGCCTAGTTATGAGTGATATGGGGTATTAGAAGTGCAGACTGGTGGTTGTACATATCATAAGCAACTTTCAGCCTCAGTAAGTGAGATGTGCTAACTACACAACCTCATATTTTTGCTCagctgatgttttatgtcatgcCTGTGCCAGCAGAATGCAGGGCAGAGTCACTTGAATTGATTTAGTGCCACGTTGCTTGTGGCAATAAATTGTTCATGGTCTCTAGGTGCGATTATATATATTCCATTTATTGGCATTCTGTTCCTCAGGATTGTGGACCAGTTTTAGTCTGATCCCGTGTTGTCCAACACATGCACTTCCATAGCTGGCATTTATTACGGCTCACATTCCATTTTCAGGCTCATGATTGTGTCCTCAGCCCTGATAAAGTCCATTCACCTTGCTGCCCATACTTGCTTTGCCAGGTCTCTGCAAGTGCAATGCTTTCCTTTTCAATTGTGTTCCCAGCACTGCATGAACAGCACTTAGATAAGCACTCAGTTCAGCCACAGCATCTTCAAGCTCATAATTGGGCCTTGAGCATAGAAAATTAGTGAAAACCCCCTAAAGATTGCTGTCCTCATTACTTCATGTTTTTGATGGAATTGTTTCCCATGTGCAGCCCTAGAATAAGACCTACATACGAATGCCATGTGTTGTATTTCACTATAGGAGCTACTATTCTTACACCCACACATAAGGAATTGTTTAAGAGTTAgtttaaaagctgtaaaattATATTCCTTTCTTCCTCACTTTGTATCATTATATTTAAGCAAGTAAATTGCATTTTCAGAATTAAGCAATGAATCTGTTGGTTAAAGGAGGTTAAAGGAAAGAATGCACTTGAATGTTTTCAGTAATGTTTTGTGCTTGAGGACATTATTGGTTATGGGATGCAGATCAAGCATTAGCTGAATTTGgaccttgtttctgttttctctagTACTAATATCTTTGCTGTATCTAATCCATATTTGTACCATAATCAGTTTGCTTGTGTAGaggaagtcttttgtttttcctgatcatttttgttgtgTGGGTTTAGAAAAGAGAGTGCCATATTTCAGGGggtggtttaaaataaaaaataaaaatagaatcaCAGGCTTTGCATGGAAAAACAtctgtcatttgtgtttattttcttgtgcTGTTATGTTTCTGTTCAGGTGGAGCACAACTGTACAGTTTCAGATGTAATGCATGTTTCCAACACAAGATGGAAATCTTTGCTTGATAAAtataagaggaaaaaacaaaacaaaataaaggtcaatatattttttaaactgtgatcaaattgttatttttttgcTCTTACAAATAGTTAACAT
This genomic window contains:
- the lsm1 gene encoding U6 snRNA-associated Sm-like protein LSm1, translated to MNYVPGTASLIDDIDKKHLVLLRDGRTLIGYLRSIDQFANLVFHQTVERIHVGKKFGDIPRGIFIVRGENVVLLGEIDVDKPCDTILQQVSIEEILEEQRLQQQAKQETEKVKMQVLKDRGLSIPKADNLDEY
- the bag4 gene encoding BAG family molecular chaperone regulator 4 isoform X1, which gives rise to MQADLKSGWSSTCNSGNNNGNWNNTMDAPQYPGYPSHYWYSQPHATGHYANAFSPGSDVQPQYDPQVMPSSYPNGHGVYSPAQSQYSTSGFHPSNPFFCAEPQRTAPGSYPNQGCPAEQSSGPSGQAHSQHQHHHFPGPHCQGGYPSGPYPHYTEGGHAMPPNPPYPTGQCLHPNPQADVWPHSGPYAPSQQQWQSGQQPPQNHYGNPVRPPHPPAWPGTGTGAPPPYQPKDQQHQRAPQMGPKPRPTPSPNPPNGKPVEISSPPQMYNKIGRVEPNPSQGEPPPSATSQAAAVSQQAAQPLSDNPGLAKVQQVMARVLYLQEDVDEFVGKKTDKSYRCLEELLTKELLELDSVETQGQENVRQARREAVQRIQAILDRLEKKAF
- the bag4 gene encoding BAG family molecular chaperone regulator 4 isoform X2; this encodes MQADLKSGWSSTCNSGNNNGNWNNTMVMPSSYPNGHGVYSPAQSQYSTSGFHPSNPFFCAEPQRTAPGSYPNQGCPAEQSSGPSGQAHSQHQHHHFPGPHCQGGYPSGPYPHYTEGGHAMPPNPPYPTGQCLHPNPQADVWPHSGPYAPSQQQWQSGQQPPQNHYGNPVRPPHPPAWPGTGTGAPPPYQPKDQQHQRAPQMGPKPRPTPSPNPPNGKPVEISSPPQMYNKIGRVEPNPSQGEPPPSATSQAAAVSQQAAQPLSDNPGLAKVQQVMARVLYLQEDVDEFVGKKTDKSYRCLEELLTKELLELDSVETQGQENVRQARREAVQRIQAILDRLEKKAF